A region of Oncorhynchus masou masou isolate Uvic2021 chromosome 29, UVic_Omas_1.1, whole genome shotgun sequence DNA encodes the following proteins:
- the LOC135520835 gene encoding acidic leucine-rich nuclear phosphoprotein 32 family member E-like, with product MEMEKRISLELRNKTPAEVAELVVDNCRSSDGEVEGLSDDYKELEFLSMVNVGLTSLAKLPSLPKLLKLEISDNMIVGGLDQLSEKCPNLTYLNLSGNKIKELSTVKPLKNLKNLKSLDLYSCEITTLEDYRESVFELLPQVTFLDGYDHEDNEVPDSEADDDDNEGLDSEADDDDEHTAGPTRDGDDDDDDEGSEGEEVGLSYLMKDGIQDEEDDDDYVEEEEEEDGVGVQGEKRKRDAEDEGDDSDGDDD from the exons atggagatggagaagaggatcAGTTTGGAGTTGAGGAACAAGACCCCAGCCGAG GTGGCTGAGCTGGTGGTGGACAACTGTCGGTCcagtgatggagaggtggaaGGGCTGTCAGATGACTACAAGGAGCTGGAGTTCCTCAGCATGGTCAACGTGGGGCTCACCTCCCTGGCTAAGCTGCCCTCCCTGCCAAAACTGCTCAAG CTGGAGATCAGTGATAACATGATCGTTGgaggtctggaccagctgtctgagAAGTGTCCCAACCTGACGTATCTCAACCTGAGCGGCAACAAGATCAAGGAGCTCAGCACTGTGAAGCCTCTG AAAAACCTGAAGAACCTGAAGAGTCTGGACCTGTACAGCTGTGAGATCACCACTCTGGAGGACTACAGGGAGAGTGTCTTTGAGCTGCTGCCCCAGGTCACCTTCCTGGACGGCTATGACCACGAAGACAACGAGGTGCCAGACTCCGAGGCTGACGATG ATGACAACGAGGGGCTAGACTCAGAGGCGGATGATG ATGACGAGCACACAGCTGGCCCCACCAGAGATGGGGATGACGACGACGATGATGAGGGTTCCGAGGGCGAAGAGGTGGGACTGTCCTACCTGATGAAGGATGGCATTCAG GATGAGGAAGATGATGATGACTAtgttgaagaggaggaggaagaggatggagtaGGAGTCcagggagagaaaaggaagaggGACGCAGAGGACGAGGGAGATGACAGCGATGGGGATGACGACTAG